A section of the Neorhizobium galegae bv. orientalis str. HAMBI 540 genome encodes:
- the parC gene encoding DNA topoisomerase IV subunit A, with amino-acid sequence MGKNLTPPGGDGGDHILPVDLKAALEERYLAYALSTIMHRALPDVRDGLKPVHRRIVYAMSEMGLRPNAAFRKCAKIVGEVMGNFHPHGDQSIYDALARLAQDFSQRYPLVNGQGNFGNIDGDSPAAMRYTESKMTAVSELLLEGIDQDAVDFRDTYDESNSEPVVLPGAFPNLLANGTSGIAVGMATSIPPHNVHELCDAALHLIKNPAATIEDLMADPAEPAKGGIEGPDLPTGGIIIDSRASIVEAYKTGRGGFRVRARWVIEDLGRGGYQIVVTEIPFQVQKSRLIEKIAELLLARKLPLLEDVRDESAEDVRVVLVPKSRTVDATLLMESLFKLSELETRLPLNMNVLSMGRVPKVMALNEVLLEWLAHRRDVLVRRSRFRLAAIDRRLEILGGLLIAYLNIDEVIRIIREEDEPKPVMMQRWSLSDIQVEAILNMRLRALRKLEEFEIRTEHDNLTKEKADIESLLASEDKQWRVIEHEIQDVRKNFAKGRGKPYARLTTFADAPDADIDAINQSMIEKEPITVVVSQKGWIRALKGHISDTSTLTFKEGDGPKIAFTAQTTDKLLLVTTGGKVYTLGADKLPGGRGHGEPIRIIVDMENDQDILTAFVHDPHRKLILASTAGNGFVVVESEMIANTRKGKQIMNVAMPDETKLVVPVSGDHVAVVGENRKMLVFPLSQLPEMTRGKGVRLQRYKDGGISDIRCFTMADGLSWEDSAGRSFTRNKDELLEWIADRATAGRAVPKGFPRSGKFAG; translated from the coding sequence ATGGGAAAAAATCTGACACCACCGGGCGGTGACGGCGGCGACCACATCCTGCCCGTCGATCTGAAAGCAGCGCTCGAAGAGCGCTACCTCGCCTATGCGCTTTCCACCATCATGCACCGTGCGCTGCCGGACGTGCGCGACGGCCTGAAACCCGTCCACCGCCGTATCGTCTATGCGATGAGCGAGATGGGCCTGCGCCCCAACGCCGCCTTCCGCAAATGCGCAAAGATCGTCGGCGAGGTGATGGGTAATTTCCATCCGCACGGCGACCAGTCGATTTATGACGCACTGGCGCGCCTGGCGCAGGATTTTTCGCAGCGTTATCCGCTCGTCAACGGCCAGGGCAATTTCGGCAATATCGACGGCGATAGCCCCGCCGCGATGCGTTATACCGAATCGAAGATGACGGCGGTCTCCGAACTGCTGCTCGAAGGCATCGACCAGGACGCGGTGGATTTCCGCGACACCTACGACGAGTCGAATTCCGAACCGGTCGTACTGCCCGGCGCATTCCCGAACCTGCTGGCCAACGGCACGTCGGGCATCGCAGTCGGCATGGCGACGTCGATCCCGCCGCACAATGTCCATGAGCTGTGCGATGCCGCGCTGCACCTGATCAAGAACCCGGCGGCGACCATCGAGGATCTGATGGCGGATCCGGCCGAGCCTGCCAAGGGCGGCATCGAAGGCCCCGATCTTCCGACCGGCGGCATCATCATCGACAGCCGCGCCTCGATCGTCGAAGCGTATAAGACCGGCCGTGGCGGTTTTCGCGTTCGTGCGCGCTGGGTGATCGAGGATCTCGGCCGCGGCGGTTATCAGATCGTCGTCACCGAAATTCCGTTCCAGGTGCAGAAGTCCAGGCTGATCGAGAAGATCGCCGAGCTGCTGCTCGCCCGCAAGCTGCCGCTGCTCGAAGACGTGCGTGACGAATCGGCCGAAGACGTGCGCGTCGTGCTGGTGCCGAAGAGCCGTACCGTCGATGCGACCCTGCTGATGGAATCGCTGTTCAAGCTTTCCGAGCTGGAAACCCGCCTGCCGCTCAACATGAACGTGCTCTCCATGGGCCGGGTGCCCAAGGTGATGGCGCTCAACGAAGTACTGCTGGAATGGCTGGCGCATCGACGAGACGTGCTGGTCCGCCGTTCGCGCTTTCGGCTGGCTGCGATCGACCGGCGCCTGGAAATCCTCGGCGGTCTGCTGATCGCCTACCTCAATATCGATGAGGTGATCCGCATCATCCGCGAGGAGGACGAACCGAAGCCTGTCATGATGCAGCGCTGGTCGCTCTCCGACATCCAGGTCGAGGCGATCCTCAACATGCGGCTGCGCGCCTTGCGCAAGCTCGAAGAGTTCGAGATCCGCACCGAGCACGACAACCTCACCAAGGAGAAGGCGGATATCGAATCGCTGCTGGCTTCCGAGGACAAGCAGTGGCGGGTGATCGAGCACGAGATCCAGGACGTCCGCAAGAATTTCGCCAAGGGCCGGGGCAAGCCCTATGCGCGCCTGACGACCTTCGCCGATGCGCCGGATGCCGATATCGACGCGATCAACCAGTCGATGATCGAGAAGGAGCCGATCACCGTCGTCGTCTCGCAGAAAGGGTGGATCCGCGCGCTGAAGGGACATATCTCGGATACCTCGACCCTGACCTTCAAGGAAGGCGACGGGCCGAAGATCGCGTTTACGGCCCAGACCACCGACAAGCTGCTGCTCGTCACGACGGGCGGCAAGGTCTATACGCTCGGTGCCGACAAGCTGCCGGGCGGCCGCGGCCATGGCGAGCCGATCCGCATCATCGTCGACATGGAGAACGACCAGGACATCCTGACCGCGTTTGTCCATGATCCGCATCGCAAGCTGATCCTTGCCTCCACCGCCGGCAACGGTTTTGTCGTCGTCGAGAGCGAGATGATCGCCAATACCCGCAAGGGCAAGCAGATCATGAACGTCGCCATGCCCGACGAAACGAAGCTGGTCGTGCCGGTCTCGGGCGATCACGTCGCGGTCGTCGGTGAAAACCGCAAAATGCTGGTCTTCCCCTTGTCGCAGCTGCCGGAAATGACCCGTGGCAAGGGCGTGCGCCTGCAGCGCTACAAGGACGGCGGCATTTCCGACATCCGCTGCTTCACCATGGCCGACGGCCTTTCCTGGGAAGACAGCGCCGGCCGCTCGTTCACCCGCAACAAGGACGAACTGCTGGAATGGATCGCCGACCGCGCCACCGCCGGCCGCGCCGTTCCGAAGGGCTTTCCGCGGAGCGGGAAGTTTGCGGGGTGA
- a CDS encoding type II toxin-antitoxin system death-on-curing family toxin, translating into MQFNFLSRPVVEHLHKRQIEKFGGSYGLRDEGALESALARPLNKISYGCNDLIELAAAYLFGLAMNHAFIDGNKRIAIVAAGVFLMDNGYFIETDETILYKFVLAVAAGEIDEDGATRFLRDHTVLLT; encoded by the coding sequence ATGCAGTTCAACTTCCTGTCGCGGCCCGTTGTCGAGCATCTGCATAAACGACAGATCGAAAAATTCGGCGGCTCCTATGGTCTGCGAGACGAAGGCGCCCTGGAATCTGCTTTGGCGCGCCCACTCAACAAGATCTCTTACGGCTGTAACGATCTAATTGAACTAGCCGCCGCATACCTCTTCGGCTTGGCCATGAACCACGCCTTTATCGATGGCAATAAGCGGATCGCTATCGTCGCAGCGGGTGTATTTCTGATGGACAATGGCTATTTCATCGAAACCGATGAAACCATTCTCTACAAGTTCGTCCTCGCGGTCGCCGCCGGCGAGATCGACGAGGACGGCGCGACGCGTTTCCTGCGCGATCACACCGTTCTCCTCACCTGA
- a CDS encoding AbrB/MazE/SpoVT family DNA-binding domain-containing protein produces MNVAIRKIGNSEGIIIPKEVLDRMGLKAGDNVNLAEEAGQLVLKPIDDDFARQLEHAERFMDKYKVALKKLAE; encoded by the coding sequence ATGAATGTCGCTATTCGCAAGATCGGAAACTCCGAGGGGATCATCATTCCGAAGGAAGTTCTGGACCGCATGGGCCTGAAGGCGGGAGACAACGTCAATTTGGCTGAAGAAGCGGGGCAACTGGTTCTGAAGCCGATCGACGATGATTTTGCACGCCAGCTCGAACATGCGGAACGTTTCATGGACAAGTACAAGGTCGCGCTGAAGAAGTTGGCTGAATAA
- a CDS encoding DMT family transporter, translating to MNDHKKGLVLTAIGGLALSFDVPLVRLGHGEMWSTVALRSTATFAAAIILWLLVRRFGSTRPVLIPGKAGLAAGFCYGISTIAFLGAVFNTATANVVFIVAFTPMYAAILGWLVLKERPSPSTLVTMLVMFFGVGLIVSGGLAGGHIFGDVLAATASFLLALAITLSRAARIDMGFVPLVATIIPATIGLSFVASNGFSVADPVWVVFDGAIMMPLAFWCLATGPKYLSGPEVGMFYLLETILAPIWVWLIFAEIPSSRTLLGGSILVLALIGYSAWQMRRVERLRTESPV from the coding sequence ATGAACGATCATAAAAAGGGCCTCGTGCTCACCGCCATCGGCGGCCTTGCGCTCTCCTTCGACGTGCCGCTGGTGCGGCTCGGGCATGGCGAGATGTGGTCGACTGTTGCGCTGCGCAGCACCGCGACCTTCGCCGCCGCCATCATCCTCTGGCTGCTCGTCCGCCGCTTCGGCTCGACCCGCCCAGTGCTGATCCCCGGAAAAGCGGGGCTTGCCGCCGGCTTCTGCTACGGTATTTCGACGATCGCCTTCCTCGGCGCCGTGTTCAACACGGCGACCGCCAATGTCGTCTTCATCGTCGCCTTCACGCCGATGTATGCCGCCATTCTCGGCTGGCTGGTCCTGAAGGAACGTCCCTCGCCTTCGACACTCGTCACCATGCTGGTGATGTTTTTCGGCGTCGGCCTGATCGTCTCGGGCGGGCTTGCCGGCGGGCATATTTTTGGCGATGTGCTGGCGGCAACCGCGTCGTTCCTGCTCGCCTTAGCGATCACGCTCAGCCGGGCAGCGCGCATCGACATGGGCTTCGTGCCGCTGGTCGCGACCATCATTCCGGCAACGATCGGGCTTTCCTTCGTCGCCAGCAACGGCTTTTCGGTCGCGGACCCCGTCTGGGTGGTGTTCGACGGCGCGATCATGATGCCGCTCGCCTTCTGGTGTCTTGCGACCGGCCCGAAATATCTCTCCGGCCCCGAGGTCGGCATGTTCTACCTGCTCGAAACCATCCTCGCACCGATCTGGGTCTGGCTGATCTTCGCCGAAATCCCATCCTCCCGCACGCTCTTGGGCGGCTCCATCCTGGTACTAGCACTGATCGGTTATTCGGCCTGGCAGATGCGGCGCGTGGAGAGGTTGCGGACGGAATCGCCTGTTTGA
- a CDS encoding arginyltransferase has protein sequence MNTQATPSPQFYLTAPAVCPYLPGEMERKVFTHLVGARAAEMNDLLTQGGFRRSQNIAYRPACESCRACISVRILAHEFEPVRSMKRVLATNRDVIATVYPAQPSTEQFSLFRRYLDDRHQRGGMSDMSALDYAIMVEDTHVNTRIIEYRRREPGSGISVEPKGELLAVALTDMMSDGLSMVYSFFNPEYEKRSLGTFMILDHIARTRTLGLPHVYLGYWVKGSAKMGYKTRFQPQEHLTPRGWEIFDPATDI, from the coding sequence ATGAATACCCAGGCAACGCCCTCACCGCAGTTCTACCTGACGGCCCCGGCAGTTTGTCCCTATCTCCCGGGTGAAATGGAGCGAAAGGTCTTCACTCACCTGGTAGGCGCTCGCGCCGCCGAGATGAACGACCTACTGACCCAGGGCGGTTTCCGCCGTTCGCAGAACATCGCCTATCGGCCGGCCTGCGAATCATGCCGCGCGTGCATTTCCGTGCGCATCCTCGCTCACGAGTTCGAGCCCGTGCGCTCGATGAAACGGGTTCTTGCCACCAATCGCGACGTGATCGCGACGGTCTACCCCGCGCAGCCCTCCACCGAACAGTTCTCGCTCTTCCGCCGTTATCTCGACGACCGCCATCAGCGGGGCGGCATGTCCGACATGTCGGCGCTCGACTATGCGATCATGGTCGAAGACACGCATGTCAACACCCGCATCATCGAGTACCGGCGCCGCGAGCCGGGCTCCGGCATCAGCGTCGAGCCGAAGGGGGAACTGCTTGCCGTCGCACTTACCGACATGATGAGCGACGGCCTGTCGATGGTCTATTCCTTCTTCAATCCCGAGTATGAAAAGCGCTCGCTCGGCACGTTCATGATCCTCGACCATATCGCCCGCACCAGGACGCTTGGCCTGCCGCATGTCTATCTCGGATATTGGGTGAAGGGTTCGGCGAAGATGGGCTACAAGACCCGCTTCCAACCCCAGGAACACCTGACCCCGCGCGGCTGGGAAATCTTCGATCCCGCCACGGACATCTGA
- a CDS encoding RDD family protein, with protein sequence MSLDPNPAYAAPDDWRAYSGVLSRRVFAFIIDYVIVLLLCIPAAVVVFFLGIITLGLGFMLYPVLFVIVALLYFGMTLGGSAQASPGMRAMGLAMVRLDGRQMDFLTAMAHTVIFWIINSVLTPLILLAGLFIERSRLVHDLLLGTVVVRTS encoded by the coding sequence ATGAGCCTCGACCCGAACCCGGCCTATGCCGCACCGGACGACTGGCGCGCCTATAGCGGCGTTCTTTCGCGCCGGGTGTTCGCCTTCATCATCGACTATGTGATCGTCCTGCTGCTGTGCATTCCGGCAGCCGTCGTGGTGTTCTTCCTCGGCATCATCACGCTCGGGCTCGGCTTCATGCTCTATCCGGTGCTGTTCGTGATCGTCGCGCTTCTCTATTTCGGGATGACGCTCGGCGGCTCGGCCCAGGCCTCGCCCGGCATGCGCGCCATGGGGCTCGCCATGGTGCGGCTCGACGGCCGGCAGATGGATTTCCTCACCGCCATGGCCCACACCGTGATCTTCTGGATCATCAATTCGGTGCTGACGCCGCTCATTCTGCTCGCGGGCCTATTCATCGAGCGTTCGCGCCTCGTGCACGACCTGCTGCTTGGCACTGTCGTGGTGCGTACGTCGTAA
- the hemB gene encoding porphobilinogen synthase, with protein MDKTHLVDEITGHRRMRRNRKADWTRRLVQENRLTVDDLIWPIFIVPGTGIVDPIAAMPGVNRMSVDKAVEAVKEAADLGIPAIATFPDIEMELRDETGSNSLVANNLINQATAAFKKAVPNIGIITDVALDPFTSHGHDGILRDGIIVNDETVDQIVRAAVMQADAGADIIAPSEMMDGRIGAIRRGLDASGHQDVGIMSYATKFSSGFYGPYREAINTRGLLKGDKNSYYISPANGTEAVRDAALDVEEGADMLMVKPGIAYLDICWRIKEAFGLPVFAYQVSGEYTQIKAAAMNGWIDGDRIMMETLLCFKRAGCDGILSYFAVDVARKLAKNR; from the coding sequence ATGGACAAGACGCATCTGGTCGACGAGATCACCGGCCACCGCCGCATGCGGCGCAACCGCAAGGCCGACTGGACGCGTCGGCTGGTGCAGGAGAACCGGTTGACGGTCGACGATCTGATCTGGCCGATCTTCATCGTTCCCGGCACCGGCATCGTCGATCCGATCGCCGCCATGCCGGGCGTAAACCGCATGAGCGTCGACAAGGCGGTCGAGGCGGTGAAGGAAGCGGCCGATCTCGGTATTCCGGCGATCGCCACTTTCCCCGATATCGAGATGGAACTGCGCGACGAGACTGGCTCCAACAGCCTGGTCGCCAACAACCTGATCAACCAGGCGACCGCCGCTTTCAAGAAAGCGGTGCCGAATATCGGCATCATCACCGACGTGGCGCTCGATCCGTTCACCAGCCACGGCCATGACGGAATTCTCAGGGACGGCATCATCGTCAACGACGAGACGGTCGACCAGATCGTCCGCGCCGCCGTCATGCAGGCGGATGCCGGCGCCGACATCATCGCGCCGTCGGAAATGATGGATGGCCGCATCGGCGCGATCCGCCGCGGACTGGATGCGAGTGGCCACCAGGATGTCGGCATCATGTCCTACGCGACGAAATTCTCGTCCGGCTTCTACGGCCCCTATCGCGAGGCGATCAACACACGCGGCCTCTTGAAGGGCGACAAGAACAGCTATTACATCTCGCCGGCCAACGGCACCGAAGCGGTGCGGGACGCTGCCCTCGACGTCGAGGAAGGCGCCGACATGCTGATGGTCAAGCCCGGCATCGCCTATCTCGACATCTGCTGGCGCATCAAGGAAGCATTTGGCCTGCCCGTCTTCGCCTACCAGGTCTCCGGCGAATATACCCAGATCAAGGCGGCAGCCATGAACGGCTGGATCGACGGCGACCGGATCATGATGGAGACGCTGCTCTGCTTCAAGCGCGCCGGCTGCGATGGGATTCTGTCATATTTTGCGGTGGATGTGGCCAGGAAACTGGCGAAAAACAGATAA
- a CDS encoding cupin domain-containing protein, producing the protein MTQRNFSHTPINLAEKLGRIPDLWQQRVVAEMNDYQFKLVRIEGDFIWHDHPETDEAFIVIEGHLRIDFRDGSVEIGPGEMFVVPKGVQHKPFAEEEVKMMVIEPRGVLNTGNEGGERTAQNDLWI; encoded by the coding sequence ATGACCCAGCGGAACTTTTCACATACGCCGATAAACCTCGCCGAGAAGCTGGGACGGATACCCGACCTCTGGCAGCAACGCGTCGTCGCCGAAATGAACGACTACCAGTTCAAGCTCGTCCGCATCGAAGGCGATTTCATTTGGCACGATCACCCGGAAACGGATGAAGCCTTCATTGTTATCGAAGGCCATTTGCGGATCGACTTCCGCGACGGCAGCGTTGAGATCGGCCCAGGCGAAATGTTCGTGGTGCCGAAGGGGGTGCAGCACAAGCCGTTCGCCGAAGAGGAGGTGAAGATGATGGTGATCGAGCCGCGTGGCGTTTTGAACACCGGCAACGAGGGCGGCGAGCGTACGGCTCAAAACGATCTCTGGATCTAG
- a CDS encoding DUF6163 family protein → MEPDSLTVPKRTLTEILYVAFLRLIAIACFWFGLQYWAMLVGYSLKGMARFDLLTLPWKVAASSLAVLFPVASLGLWLTVSWGPVLWTIAAISQVSMYIVWPEIFGHNRLVPLMHGLVAALYVVFRLSLWVEARRKAERVRIDSP, encoded by the coding sequence ATGGAACCCGATTCACTCACGGTGCCGAAGCGCACGCTGACCGAAATTCTCTACGTGGCCTTCCTCAGGCTGATCGCGATCGCCTGTTTCTGGTTCGGCCTGCAATATTGGGCGATGCTGGTCGGTTATTCGCTGAAGGGCATGGCCCGCTTCGATCTGCTGACGCTTCCCTGGAAGGTGGCGGCGTCTTCGCTTGCCGTGCTGTTTCCAGTCGCCTCGCTCGGTCTGTGGCTCACCGTTTCCTGGGGACCTGTGCTCTGGACGATCGCTGCAATCTCGCAGGTGTCGATGTATATCGTCTGGCCGGAGATTTTCGGGCACAATCGGCTCGTGCCTCTCATGCACGGCCTCGTCGCAGCGCTCTATGTCGTCTTTCGGCTCTCCTTATGGGTTGAAGCGCGCCGCAAGGCGGAGCGGGTAAGAATTGATTCACCTTGA
- the ldtR gene encoding transcriptional regulator LdtR — MNTKLKPQAAPAVADPHEDTIRALYMESLHLVERLHRRLLDVIKDEFDRQGRDDVNAVQALLLFNIGNSELTAGELRSRGYYLGSNVSYNVKKLVDLGFINHQRSRIDRRSVRISLTPEGQAIAETVGKLYERHIGSIEKVGGIGEGEFSQMNKLLQRLDRFWNDQILYRL; from the coding sequence ATGAACACGAAACTGAAGCCGCAGGCGGCACCGGCAGTAGCAGATCCGCATGAAGACACCATTCGCGCCCTCTACATGGAATCGCTGCATCTGGTCGAGCGCCTGCATCGCCGCCTTCTCGATGTGATCAAGGACGAGTTCGACCGCCAGGGTCGCGACGACGTCAACGCCGTCCAGGCGCTCCTGCTTTTCAACATCGGCAATTCGGAACTGACGGCCGGCGAACTGCGCTCCCGCGGTTACTATCTCGGCTCGAACGTCTCCTACAACGTCAAGAAGCTGGTCGACCTCGGCTTCATCAACCACCAGCGCTCGCGCATCGACCGCCGCTCGGTCCGCATCAGCCTGACGCCGGAAGGCCAGGCGATCGCAGAAACCGTCGGCAAGCTCTACGAGCGCCATATAGGCTCGATCGAAAAGGTCGGCGGCATCGGCGAGGGCGAATTCTCTCAGATGAACAAGCTGCTCCAGCGCCTCGACCGCTTCTGGAACGACCAGATCCTTTACCGCCTTTAA
- a CDS encoding L,D-transpeptidase family protein produces MSKKIGSEALSRRALLRTAVSAGVAALAAPAFAQTAMDDLINAPRRGTWDDQFDAKAASRTAVNVVSNNPVLGAGGPANIQQAIVDYQQIVANGGWPEVNPGQQRLRLGVVDPSVQQLRQRLMISGDLPREAGMSSSFDSYVDGAVKRFQARHGLPADGVMGEFTVKAMNISADVRMRQLGTNLVRLQSMSGDLGSRYVMVNIPAAYIEAVENDRVALRTNAVVGRIDRPTHAINSKIYEVILNPYWTAPRSIVEKDIVPLMRKDPTYLTRNNIRLIDGKGNEVAPETVDWFAPKAPNLMFRQDPGKINAMASTKINFHNPNNEYMHDTPQQGLFNKLMRFESSGCMRVQNVRDLITWLLRDTTGWSRQEIERVISTRQNNPIKLAVEVPVYIVYITAWSAKDRVVQFRDDIYERDGNQELALQTTTGIEKPAGAADDDLLPQ; encoded by the coding sequence ATGTCAAAGAAGATCGGATCTGAAGCTCTTTCCCGCCGTGCCTTGCTTCGCACGGCCGTCTCTGCCGGTGTTGCCGCACTTGCAGCGCCGGCATTCGCCCAGACGGCGATGGATGATCTGATCAATGCGCCTCGCCGCGGCACCTGGGACGACCAGTTCGACGCCAAGGCCGCATCCAGAACCGCCGTCAATGTCGTCTCCAACAATCCGGTGCTCGGCGCCGGCGGACCGGCGAACATCCAGCAGGCGATCGTAGACTACCAGCAGATCGTTGCAAACGGCGGCTGGCCCGAGGTCAATCCCGGCCAGCAGCGCCTGCGTCTTGGCGTCGTCGATCCTTCCGTGCAGCAGTTGCGCCAGCGTTTGATGATATCTGGCGACCTGCCGCGCGAGGCGGGTATGTCTTCGTCGTTCGACAGCTATGTCGACGGCGCTGTGAAGCGTTTTCAGGCCCGCCACGGACTGCCCGCCGATGGCGTGATGGGCGAGTTTACCGTCAAGGCGATGAACATATCGGCCGACGTGCGCATGCGCCAGCTGGGGACCAACCTGGTGCGCCTGCAGTCCATGTCCGGCGATCTCGGCTCCCGCTACGTCATGGTCAATATTCCGGCCGCCTACATCGAAGCGGTGGAAAACGACCGCGTAGCGCTGCGAACCAATGCTGTCGTCGGGCGCATCGACCGTCCGACACACGCCATCAACTCGAAGATCTACGAGGTCATCCTCAACCCCTATTGGACTGCGCCGCGCTCGATCGTCGAGAAGGACATCGTGCCGCTGATGCGCAAGGATCCGACCTATCTCACCCGCAACAACATCCGCCTGATCGATGGCAAGGGTAACGAAGTAGCGCCGGAAACGGTCGATTGGTTCGCGCCGAAGGCGCCGAACCTGATGTTCCGGCAGGACCCCGGCAAGATCAACGCCATGGCCTCGACGAAGATCAACTTCCACAACCCGAACAACGAATACATGCACGACACGCCCCAGCAGGGCCTGTTCAACAAGCTGATGCGCTTTGAGTCCTCCGGCTGCATGCGTGTTCAGAACGTCCGCGACCTCATCACCTGGTTGCTGCGCGACACCACCGGCTGGTCGCGCCAGGAGATCGAGCGGGTGATCTCGACGCGCCAGAACAATCCGATCAAGCTTGCCGTGGAAGTGCCGGTCTATATCGTCTACATCACCGCCTGGTCTGCGAAGGACCGCGTCGTGCAGTTCCGCGACGATATCTACGAGCGTGACGGCAACCAGGAACTGGCGCTGCAGACGACCACCGGCATCGAAAAGCCGGCCGGTGCTGCCGACGACGATCTGCTGCCGCAATAA
- the glyA gene encoding serine hydroxymethyltransferase, whose amino-acid sequence MSNTDVFFSRPLAESDPEIFGAIEKELGRQRHEIELIASENIVSRAVLEAQGSIMTNKYAEGYPGKRYYGGCQFVDIAEELAIERAKKLFGVNFVNVQPNSGSQMNQAVFLALLQPGDTFMGLDLNSGGHLTHGSPVNMSGKWFNVVSYGVREGDNLLDMDEVARKAEETKPKLIIAGGTAYSRIWDWKRFREIADSVGAYLMVDMAHIAGLVAGGQHPSPFPHCHVATTTTHKSLRGPRGGVILTNDEELAKKFNSAVFPGLQGGPLMHIIAAKAVAFGEALQPDFKDYAAQIVRNAKALSETLMAGGLDIVSGGTDNHLMLVDLRKKNATGKRAEAALGRGYITTNKNGIPFDPEKPFVTSGIRLGTPAGTTRGFKEAEFKEIGNLIIEVLDGLKVANSDEGNAGVEAAVRDKVVALTGRFPMYPYM is encoded by the coding sequence ATGTCGAACACCGACGTCTTCTTCTCCCGCCCGCTCGCAGAATCCGATCCGGAAATCTTTGGCGCGATCGAGAAGGAACTGGGTCGCCAGCGCCACGAAATCGAGCTGATCGCTTCGGAGAACATCGTTTCCCGCGCCGTGCTTGAGGCGCAGGGTTCGATCATGACCAACAAGTATGCGGAAGGTTACCCGGGCAAGCGTTATTACGGCGGTTGCCAGTTCGTCGACATCGCCGAGGAACTCGCCATCGAGCGCGCCAAAAAGTTGTTCGGCGTCAATTTCGTCAACGTCCAGCCGAATTCCGGTTCGCAGATGAACCAGGCCGTGTTCCTGGCGCTGCTGCAGCCCGGCGATACCTTCATGGGCCTCGACCTCAACTCGGGCGGGCACCTGACGCACGGTTCGCCGGTCAACATGTCCGGCAAGTGGTTCAACGTCGTCTCCTACGGCGTGCGCGAAGGCGACAACCTGCTCGACATGGACGAAGTCGCCCGCAAGGCCGAGGAAACCAAGCCGAAGCTGATCATCGCCGGCGGCACCGCCTATTCCCGCATCTGGGACTGGAAGCGTTTCCGCGAGATCGCCGATTCGGTCGGCGCCTATCTGATGGTCGACATGGCCCATATCGCCGGTCTGGTTGCCGGCGGCCAGCATCCGTCGCCGTTCCCGCACTGCCATGTCGCCACCACGACCACGCACAAGTCGCTCCGCGGTCCGCGCGGCGGCGTCATCCTGACAAATGACGAGGAACTGGCCAAGAAGTTCAATTCTGCGGTCTTCCCGGGTCTCCAGGGCGGTCCGCTGATGCACATCATCGCCGCCAAGGCGGTTGCCTTCGGCGAAGCGCTGCAGCCAGACTTCAAGGACTATGCCGCCCAGATCGTCAGGAACGCCAAGGCACTCTCCGAAACGCTGATGGCCGGCGGCCTCGACATCGTCTCCGGCGGCACCGATAACCACCTGATGCTGGTCGACCTGCGCAAGAAGAACGCCACCGGCAAGCGCGCCGAGGCGGCCCTCGGCCGTGGCTACATCACCACCAACAAGAACGGCATCCCCTTCGACCCGGAAAAGCCCTTCGTCACCTCCGGTATCCGTCTCGGGACGCCTGCCGGCACGACGCGCGGTTTCAAGGAAGCGGAATTCAAGGAGATCGGCAATCTCATCATCGAGGTTCTCGACGGCCTGAAGGTCGCCAATTCCGACGAAGGCAATGCCGGCGTCGAAGCCGCCGTGCGCGACAAGGTCGTGGCGCTCACCGGCCGCTTCCCCATGTATCCCTACATGTGA
- the nrdR gene encoding transcriptional regulator NrdR, translating into MRCPYCGSEDTQVKDSRPAEDYTSIRRRRICPDCGGRFTTFERVQLRELMVTKKTGRKVPFDRNKLVRSFQIALRKRPVDNDRIERAVSGIVRRLESSGENEISSEEIGLQVLEALKSLDDVAFVRYASVYRDFSHAEDFEKVIQEINAKIARDPGIEP; encoded by the coding sequence ATGCGCTGCCCCTATTGCGGTTCGGAAGACACGCAGGTCAAGGATAGTCGTCCGGCGGAGGATTACACCTCCATCCGCAGGCGGCGTATCTGCCCGGATTGCGGCGGTCGCTTCACGACGTTTGAGCGCGTGCAGCTTCGCGAACTGATGGTCACCAAGAAGACCGGCCGCAAGGTGCCGTTCGACCGCAACAAGCTGGTACGGTCGTTCCAGATCGCTCTGCGCAAGCGCCCGGTCGACAATGACCGTATCGAGCGGGCGGTTTCCGGCATCGTCCGCCGGCTCGAGAGCTCGGGCGAGAACGAGATTTCGTCGGAAGAGATCGGCCTGCAGGTGCTGGAGGCATTAAAAAGCCTCGATGACGTCGCCTTCGTGCGCTACGCCTCCGTCTATCGCGATTTCTCGCATGCGGAGGATTTCGAAAAGGTGATCCAGGAGATCAACGCCAAGATCGCCCGCGATCCCGGCATCGAGCCGTAA